A single region of the Halobacteriovorax sp. JY17 genome encodes:
- a CDS encoding dienelactone hydrolase family protein: MFKFITLSALLFAVNTNAKILTKEVSYKVGETSYKSAIVYSDKLKKGAPLIVMIPNWKGMTDESLKKAKLVAGDKYIVMMADVYGENIRPKNNDEAKVAATRMRSDIPLLRTMTNKAVDVLKVEGKKLGGDSSRVAAIGFCFGGGAVLESARSGKDLKAVISFHGNLNTPDIKDAKNIKSKVLVLHGAIDPSVPKADIEKFEKEMNEANVDWQFVSFSGAVHSFTNPTANRKGRSEYHPLVAKRSFKMMNNLLDEVFKK; the protein is encoded by the coding sequence GTGTTCAAATTCATCACTCTTTCTGCACTTCTATTTGCAGTAAATACAAATGCTAAAATACTAACGAAAGAAGTTAGCTATAAGGTTGGAGAAACGTCCTACAAGAGCGCCATTGTCTACTCTGACAAGCTGAAAAAAGGTGCTCCACTAATCGTTATGATTCCGAATTGGAAAGGGATGACTGATGAGTCTCTAAAGAAGGCCAAATTGGTCGCCGGAGATAAGTATATTGTCATGATGGCAGATGTTTATGGAGAGAATATTCGTCCTAAAAATAATGATGAAGCAAAAGTTGCAGCAACAAGAATGAGAAGTGATATTCCACTTCTTAGAACAATGACCAATAAAGCTGTTGATGTTTTAAAGGTAGAGGGAAAGAAATTAGGAGGAGATTCTTCAAGAGTAGCAGCAATCGGTTTCTGCTTTGGAGGAGGAGCCGTTCTTGAGTCAGCAAGATCAGGAAAAGACTTAAAGGCCGTCATCTCTTTTCATGGAAATTTAAATACTCCAGATATTAAAGACGCTAAAAATATTAAGTCAAAAGTTCTTGTTCTACATGGGGCCATCGACCCCTCCGTCCCTAAAGCAGATATTGAAAAATTTGAAAAAGAAATGAATGAAGCGAATGTCGATTGGCAATTTGTAAGCTTCAGTGGTGCTGTTCACTCTTTTACAAATCCTACGGCCAATAGAAAAGGGAGATCTGAATATCACCCTCTCGTGGCCAAGAGATCGTTCAAGATGATGAATAATTTATTAGATGAAGTTTTTAAAAAATAA